The Ascochyta rabiei chromosome 10, complete sequence genome has a window encoding:
- a CDS encoding V-ATPase V1 sector subunit E encodes MSQIHALSDDQVAGELKKMTAFIRQEAMEKANEIRLKADEEFAIEKSKLVRQETSTIDSSYEKKFKQASMSQQITRSTVSNKSRLRILSARQELLDRLFEDAGKKLADVSKDKKKYQAILKALILEGAYALNEDKLQIKVRKADNDVANKAIDEAQTEYKSALNKDVAITIDESDPLPSDSAGGAMIVGTGGRIDINNTLEERLRLLESDALPSIRVTLFGENENRKFRD; translated from the exons ATGTCGCAAATCCACGCCCTCTCCGACGACCAG GTCGCCGGCGAGCTCAAGAAGATGACGGCCTTTATCCGCCAGGAGGCCATGGAAAAGGCAAACGAGATCCGCCTCAAGGCCGACGAGGAGTTCGCTATCGAAAAGTCCAAGCTCGTGCGCCAAGAGACGTCCACCATCGACTCGTCGTACGAGAAGAAGTTCAAGCAGGCCAGCATGTCCCAGCAAATCACACGCTCCACCGTCTCCAACAAGAGCCGGTTACGCATCCTGTCCGCCCGCCAGGAGCTGCTCGACCGCCTGTTCGAGGACGCCGGCAAGAAGCTGGCCGACGTCTCCAAGGACAAAAAGAAGTACCAGGCCATCCTCAAGGCCCTCATCCTCGAGGGCGCCTATGCCCTGAACGAGGACAAGCTGCAGATCAAGGTCAGGAAGGCAGACAATGACGTCGCAAACAAGGCCATCGATGAGGCCCAGACCGAGTACAAGAGCGCCCTCAACAAGGACGTCGCCATCACAATCGACGAGAGCGACCCTCTGCCCTCCGACTC AGCTGGCGGAGCCATGATCGTTGGTACCGGCGGCCGCATCGACATCAATAACACCCTCGAGGAGCGTCTGCGGCTGCTCGAGTCCGACGCCCTGCCCTCCATCCGCGTCACCCTCTTCGGCGAGAACGAGAACAGGAAGTTCCGCGACTAA
- a CDS encoding Amidase, producing MTSRYFHRQHVVRALVAIPTLGKHLNYNLDTSMSFAKRTVLVTGCSDDSLGSALALALHNHGDLQVFAAARDTSKMTSLSSAGITTLSLDVTSSDSINSIVEEISQLTKGKLDMLINSVGGGHYQPFLHLDLAAAKQLFDINVWGFVATTQAFLPLLLANAEPGKKGRKSVIVNNTSISSVLRTPYHSAYSASKAAMAMFNDIQRVELEPLGVKVVDLKTGSLESNFGENKSNPYDLPEDSPYQPIKDEVLRVVTGETTEAYAEDRKAWAKNVVKDLMKNPDSPPPQIWRGGAAGTIQTISKMDSILPDYLTDGSYQGLGGLDKLGKMLEKKGKGS from the coding sequence ATGACCTCGCGGTACTTTCATCGACAACATGTGGTTCGTGCGCTTGTCGCAATCCCCACGTTAGGCAAACATCTAAATTACAATCTGGACACAAGCATGTCTTTTGCGAAACGCACCGTGCTGGTAACAGGCTGCTCCGACGATTCGCTCGGTtccgcactcgcactcgctCTGCACAACCATGGCGACCTGCAGGTCTTCGCAGCAGCACGAGATACATCCAAAATGACTTCACTATCCTCTGCAGGCATCACAACACTCTCCCTAGACGTGACCTCCTCGGATTCAATCAATTCCATTGTGGAAGAGATTTCACAACTGACCAAGGGCAAGTTGGACATGCTCATCAACTCAGTCGGCGGCGGTCACTACCAGCCGTTCCTGCATCTCGACCTCGCCGCTGCCAAGCAGCTCTTCGATATAAACGTATGGGGGTTTGTCGCTACGACACAAGCTTTCCTGCCTCTACTCCTCGCCAACGCCGAGCCAGGCAAGAAAGGAAGAAAAAGCGTGATCGTAAACAACACCAGCATCTCCAGCGTCCTACGTACGCCCTACCATTCGGCCTACTCAGCTTCCAAAGCTGCAATGGCCATGTTCAACGACATACAACGCGTAGAGCTTGAGCCTCTGGGCGTCAAAGTCGTCGATCTCAAAACCGGCTCTCTGGAATCAAACTTTGGCGAGAACAAAAGTAACCCCTACGACCTACCAGAGGACTCACCCTACCAGCCAATCAAGGACGAGGTTCTGAGAGTCGTCACTGGGGAGACCACGGAGGCGTATGCAGAGGATAGGAAGGCCTGGGCGAAGAACGTGGTCAAGGATCTGATGAAGAATCCAGATAGTCCGCCGCCGCAGATCTGGAGGGGTGGAGCGGCGGGGACCATTCAGACGATTAGTAAGATGGACAGCATTCTGCCGGACTATCTCACAGATGGAAGTTACCAGGGGCTGGGTGGGTTGGACAAGCTTGGAAAAATGCTGGAAAAGAAGGGAAAGGGGTCATAG